In Rhodothermales bacterium, a genomic segment contains:
- the plsY gene encoding glycerol-3-phosphate 1-O-acyltransferase PlsY has protein sequence MISLATIVVLSFILGSIPGSLWAGKAMHGIDVREHGSGNAGATNTFRVLGWKAGVVATLIDVGKGFIAAGLIAKFVRIDALPQDLPFWNVNTLAQMLAGIGAVAGHMFPIFAGFRGGKGMNTAGGVLFAITPVSMAVTMIVFILVLLTTRAVSLASLTATLAFPISVGVRKYYLGIEQLDASLFIISIVISAGLIWAHRSNIRRLMDGTESRVRSFRPAKGLIGKGELSE, from the coding sequence ATGATCTCCCTAGCGACCATCGTCGTGCTCAGCTTTATTCTTGGCTCCATTCCGGGAAGTCTCTGGGCTGGCAAGGCGATGCACGGTATCGATGTCAGAGAGCACGGCAGCGGTAATGCAGGTGCGACGAACACGTTTCGGGTCCTCGGCTGGAAGGCGGGAGTGGTCGCCACGCTCATTGACGTGGGGAAGGGTTTTATTGCTGCCGGCCTGATCGCGAAGTTCGTTCGAATTGATGCGCTGCCTCAGGACCTGCCGTTCTGGAACGTCAATACGCTGGCGCAGATGCTGGCCGGCATAGGGGCGGTGGCCGGGCACATGTTTCCCATCTTCGCCGGATTTCGTGGCGGCAAGGGGATGAATACGGCGGGGGGCGTCCTGTTCGCTATTACGCCCGTCTCGATGGCTGTCACCATGATCGTGTTCATTCTCGTACTCCTCACTACGAGAGCCGTCTCGCTGGCATCTTTGACGGCAACTCTGGCGTTTCCGATTAGCGTCGGCGTTCGTAAATACTATCTCGGGATCGAGCAGCTTGATGCGAGTCTCTTTATTATCAGCATTGTGATTTCAGCGGGATTGATCTGGGCACACAGATCTAACATTCGAAGGTTGATGGACGGCACCGAGAGCCGTGTACGGTCGTTCAGGCCCGCAAAGGGCTTGATCGGGAAAGGAGAGTTGTCCGAGTA